In Candidatus Woesearchaeota archaeon, the sequence GGACAGTAAGTTAAGATACTATTCCCCTATTTAATTTTTGTTGTTCGAACTCATTTGGCGGTACATATCCGATTGATGAGTGCAATCTTTTCTCATTGTACTTTTTGATGAATTCTGCTAT encodes:
- a CDS encoding IS3 family transposase, with protein sequence IAEFIKKYNEKRLHSSIGYVPPNEFEQQKLNRGIVS